From the Nocardiopsis changdeensis genome, one window contains:
- a CDS encoding extracellular solute-binding protein, which produces MGTHRVAVPRRTALAAAAVALAVGVTACGSDAPAADGTVTIVVNGQPERTKPVERAIFDDDVEEFHSLHEDIRIDPREGFMDPATFQTKLAGGQLEDVFYVYFTDPAALIERGQVSDITEQAEALGITDRIQPGLLDVFRDEEGRLYGLPTANYSMGLVYNRTLFEEAGLDPDSPPTTWEEVREAADAISDLGGDHVGFAELSTNNQGGWHFNAWMNSLGAETVDRGTMTANVDGAQGREILETLHAMRWEDGSMGDRQMLEFEDLQRMMGAGTLGMYIGAPDNLKPIVDNFEGDYDDYGLAPMPEQQGTLIGGEGYMFRAGLTPEQIEAGLTWLQWKFLEPDRFQEMIDDALELGSPVGLPMAPTPDIWVGGTREEQLALKEANANVPLDNYQTFVDAQPDIPGFVEPPQAQQVYAILDTAMQAVLTREDADIDELLATASDEIDAVLE; this is translated from the coding sequence ATGGGCACACACCGTGTCGCAGTTCCCCGGCGCACCGCACTCGCGGCCGCCGCCGTCGCCCTGGCGGTGGGCGTCACCGCCTGCGGCTCCGACGCCCCGGCCGCCGACGGCACCGTCACGATCGTCGTCAACGGCCAGCCGGAGCGGACCAAGCCGGTCGAGCGGGCGATCTTCGACGACGACGTGGAGGAGTTCCACTCCCTCCACGAGGACATCCGCATCGACCCCCGCGAGGGGTTCATGGACCCCGCGACGTTCCAGACCAAGCTCGCCGGAGGGCAGCTGGAGGACGTCTTCTACGTCTACTTCACCGACCCCGCCGCGCTCATCGAGCGCGGCCAGGTCTCCGACATCACCGAGCAGGCCGAGGCCCTGGGCATCACCGACCGGATCCAGCCCGGGCTGCTCGACGTGTTCCGCGACGAGGAGGGCCGCCTGTACGGGCTGCCCACCGCCAACTACTCGATGGGCCTGGTCTACAACCGGACCCTGTTCGAGGAGGCCGGACTGGACCCCGACTCCCCGCCCACCACCTGGGAGGAGGTCCGCGAGGCCGCCGACGCCATCAGCGACCTGGGCGGGGACCATGTCGGCTTCGCCGAGCTGAGCACCAACAACCAGGGCGGCTGGCACTTCAACGCCTGGATGAACTCCCTGGGCGCCGAGACCGTCGACCGCGGCACCATGACCGCGAACGTCGACGGCGCCCAGGGTCGGGAGATCCTGGAGACCCTCCACGCTATGCGCTGGGAGGACGGCTCCATGGGCGACCGGCAGATGCTGGAGTTCGAGGACCTCCAGCGCATGATGGGCGCGGGGACCCTGGGGATGTACATCGGCGCGCCCGACAACCTCAAGCCCATCGTCGACAACTTCGAGGGCGACTACGACGACTACGGCCTGGCCCCCATGCCCGAGCAGCAGGGCACGCTGATCGGCGGCGAGGGCTACATGTTCAGGGCCGGGCTCACCCCCGAGCAGATCGAGGCGGGCCTGACCTGGCTCCAGTGGAAGTTCCTGGAGCCCGACCGGTTCCAGGAGATGATCGACGACGCCCTCGAACTGGGCTCCCCGGTCGGCCTGCCGATGGCGCCCACGCCCGACATCTGGGTCGGCGGCACCCGCGAGGAGCAGCTGGCCCTGAAGGAGGCCAACGCCAACGTCCCGCTGGACAACTACCAGACCTTCGTGGACGCCCAGCCCGACATCCCCGGCTTCGTCGAGCCCCCGCAGGCCCAGCAGGTCTACGCGATCCTCGACACGGCCATGCAGGCGGTGCTGACCCGCGAGGACGCCGACATCGACGAGCTGCTCGCCACCGCGAGCGACGAGATCGACGCCGTCCTGGAGTGA